From Quercus lobata isolate SW786 chromosome 1, ValleyOak3.0 Primary Assembly, whole genome shotgun sequence, one genomic window encodes:
- the LOC115985514 gene encoding tropinone reductase homolog At1g07440-like isoform X1, whose protein sequence is MAQPDNSRWSLQGMTALVTGGSKGIGHAIVEELAGFGATVHTCSRNEVDLNECLCECRKKGLQVTGSVCDVSSRAERENLISTASNLFNGKLNILINNVGTNKTKPTLEYTAQDFSFIIATNFESAYHLCQLAHPLLKASSAGSIVFVSSVCGVVSVSTGSIYGASKGNLTLSHHLLDCIITTLSYNIEGFYKYAGAMNQLTKNLACEWAKDNIRTNCVAPWYIKTPLVQPYMDDENFFNAVISRTPMGRVGEPKEVSSLVAFLCLPAASYITGQTICVDGGMTVNGFMFP, encoded by the exons ATGGCTCAGCCTGATAACAGTAGATGGTCTCTTCAGGGCATGACCGCTCTTGTTACCGGTGGAAGCAAAGGAATAGG GCATGCTATTGTGGAGGAACTAGCAGGTTTTGGAGCAACTGTGCATACATGCTCTCGAAACGAAGTCGACCTTAATGAGTGTTTATGTGAATGTAGAAAGAAGGGTCTCCAAGTCACTGGCTCAGTGTGCGATGTATCCTCTAGAGCTGAAAGAGAGAATCTAATTAGCACTGCCTCTAATCTCTTTAATGGGAAACTTAACATCCTT ATAAACAATGTGGggacaaacaaaacaaaaccgaCCTTGGAGTATACGGCCCAAGATTTCTCATTTATCATAGCCACAAATTTTGAATCAGCTTATCACTTGTGCCAACTTGCCCATCCTCTATTGAAAGCTTCGTCAGCAGGAAGCATTGTCTTTGTGTCTTCAGTTTGTGGGGTCGTATCAGTCAGTACGGGCTCCATATACGGAGCAAGTAAAGGTAACCTAACCTTGTCCCATCATTTATTGGATTGTATTATTACTACTTTGAGCTACAATATTGAAGGTTTTTATAAGTATGCAGGGGCAATGAACCAGCTGACAAAAAATTTGGCATGCGAGTGGGCAAAAGATAATATAAGGACCAATTGTGTGGCCCCTTGGTACATCAAGACCCCTTTAGTCCAACCT TATATGGATGATGAAAACTTTTTCAATGCTGTTATCTCTCGAACACCTATGGGACGCGTTGGAGAGCCCAAAGAGGTGTCTTCCTTGGTAGCATTCCTATGCCTACCGGCGGCCTCGTACATAACCGGGCAAACTATATGCGTTGATGGAGGTATGACGGTGAATGGCTTCATGTTCCCATAA
- the LOC115985537 gene encoding uncharacterized protein LOC115985537 codes for MTGGVVIQEPFGRAHPTRQLESNVASSSTHPTVGWQTIFRLGNEPFPMTASVRTWAQGKGARVTRSLGYGLQLSEDVHLFSGGVDESLSSWLQWHTIAIAQLAYMIENRLKEAVEVANRKRALKDVAVATAKDKGKAAEDAEKRAREAEKAQALVEQSLTEAGEKLREMELKLAETESLSLA; via the exons ATGACTGGCGGTGTGGTTATTCAGGAGCCCTTTGGCAGAGCTCACCCTACCCGGCAACTCGAATCCAACGTGGCGTCTTCCTCCACACACCCGACAGTAGGATGGCAAACCATTTTTAGGCTTGGGAACGAGCCTTTCCCCATGACTGCCAGTGTGAGAACTTGGGCTCAGGGTAAGGGTGCTCGAGTTACTAGAAGCTTGGGCTATGGCCTACAACTTTCGGAAGACGTGCACTTGTTCTCGGGTGGTGTAGATGAATCCTTGTCCTCCTGGCTTCAGTGGCACACTATAGCA ATAGCACAACTGGCTTACATGATAGAGAATCGGCTAAAAGAGGCTGTCGAGGTTGCTAACCGAAAGCGAGCTTTGAAAGATGTTGCAGTGGCCACGGCAAAGGACAAGGGTAAGGCGGCCGAGGATGCTGAAAAAAGAGCGAGGGAAGCTGAGAAGGCCCAGGCGTTGGTCGAGCAGAGCCTAACAGAGGCAGGTGAGAAACTGAGGGAGATGGAGCTTAAGTTGGCCGAGACGGAGAGCCTAAGTCTGGCATAG
- the LOC115985514 gene encoding tropinone reductase homolog At5g06060-like isoform X2, with protein sequence MAQPDNSRWSLQGMTALVTGGSKGIGHAIVEELAGFGATVHTCSRNEVDLNECLCECRKKGLQVTGSVCDVSSRAERENLISTASNLFNGKLNILINNVGTNKTKPTLEYTAQDFSFIIATNFESAYHLCQLAHPLLKASSAGSIVFVSSVCGVVSVSTGSIYGASKGAMNQLTKNLACEWAKDNIRTNCVAPWYIKTPLVQPYMDDENFFNAVISRTPMGRVGEPKEVSSLVAFLCLPAASYITGQTICVDGGMTVNGFMFP encoded by the exons ATGGCTCAGCCTGATAACAGTAGATGGTCTCTTCAGGGCATGACCGCTCTTGTTACCGGTGGAAGCAAAGGAATAGG GCATGCTATTGTGGAGGAACTAGCAGGTTTTGGAGCAACTGTGCATACATGCTCTCGAAACGAAGTCGACCTTAATGAGTGTTTATGTGAATGTAGAAAGAAGGGTCTCCAAGTCACTGGCTCAGTGTGCGATGTATCCTCTAGAGCTGAAAGAGAGAATCTAATTAGCACTGCCTCTAATCTCTTTAATGGGAAACTTAACATCCTT ATAAACAATGTGGggacaaacaaaacaaaaccgaCCTTGGAGTATACGGCCCAAGATTTCTCATTTATCATAGCCACAAATTTTGAATCAGCTTATCACTTGTGCCAACTTGCCCATCCTCTATTGAAAGCTTCGTCAGCAGGAAGCATTGTCTTTGTGTCTTCAGTTTGTGGGGTCGTATCAGTCAGTACGGGCTCCATATACGGAGCAAGTAAAG GGGCAATGAACCAGCTGACAAAAAATTTGGCATGCGAGTGGGCAAAAGATAATATAAGGACCAATTGTGTGGCCCCTTGGTACATCAAGACCCCTTTAGTCCAACCT TATATGGATGATGAAAACTTTTTCAATGCTGTTATCTCTCGAACACCTATGGGACGCGTTGGAGAGCCCAAAGAGGTGTCTTCCTTGGTAGCATTCCTATGCCTACCGGCGGCCTCGTACATAACCGGGCAAACTATATGCGTTGATGGAGGTATGACGGTGAATGGCTTCATGTTCCCATAA